One part of the Marmota flaviventris isolate mMarFla1 chromosome 4, mMarFla1.hap1, whole genome shotgun sequence genome encodes these proteins:
- the Cxcl12 gene encoding stromal cell-derived factor 1 — protein MDTKVVAVLALVLAALCLSDGKPVSLSYRCPCRFFESHVARVNVRHLKILNTPNCSLQIVARLKSNNRQVCIDPKLKWIQEYLEKALNKGRREEKVGKKEKIGKKKRQKKRKAAQKRKN, from the exons ATGGACACCAAGGTCGTCGCCGTACTGGCCCTAGTGCTGGCTGCGCTCTGCCTCAGCGATG GAAAACCCGTCAGCCTGAGCTACAGATGTCCATGCCGATTCTTCGAAAGCCATGTGGCCAGAGTCAATGTCAGGCATCTCAAAATCCTCAACACTCCGAATTGCTCTCTCCAGATTGT TGCAAGACTGAAGAGCAACAACAGACAAGTGTGCATTGACCCGAAATTAAAGTGGATTCAGGAATACCTGGAGAAAGCTTTAAACAA GGGGCGCAGAGAagaaaaagtggggaaaaaagaaaagataggaaaaaagaagcgacagaagaagagaaaggctgctcagaaaaggaaaaactag